CAGGTGCCGCAGGTCTTCGTCGAGACCGGCCGGACCGTCGCCGACGACCTGGCCCGCTCGATGCTGCTCACGACGCTGCCGACCGGTCTGCTCGGCGGGCCCTGGCGCTGGAACACCGACAACCCGCCCACGTCGTACGCCGACCCGCCGATCGCAGCGGTGGTCGCGACCTGGGTCGTCCTGGCAGCACTGGCGCTGCTGCTGGCGCTGCGCCGGAGGGGGACCGGGCGGGCCTGGGCGCTGCTCGGCGGCTACGCCGCGATCGCCTTCGTGCTGGTGCTGGGCAGCCGGGCCCAGGTGGCCGGAGGCGTGATCGGGCTCGAGTACCGCTACCTGACCGACGTGCTGCCGGTCGCCCTGCTGGCCCTGGTCCTGGCCACCACCCGGGTCGAGGGGGCCGTCGGCTCGAGCGAGGCGAGGCGCACCCGCCGACACCTGCCACCGCGCACCTGGTCGGGCGCGACCGCGGTGCTCGTCGTCGCCGTGGTGGCCGGCGGTGTCCTCAGCTCGGTGACCTACGTGCGCACCTGGCACGAGGACAACCCGGGCGAGGACTACCTGCGCACGGCCCGGGACTCGCTCGCCGGGCGCGGCAGCCTGGACCTGGCCGACCAGGTCGTGCCGGCAGAGGTGGTCCCCGGCTACCAGTTCCCGGCCAACACCACCCTCCTCCTCCTGCCGCTCCAGGTGGAGGGACTGCGCTTCCCCGAGGTCACCGAGGACCTCGTCGTGCTCGACGACGACGGCCGCGCCCGCCGCGCGGACATCGACGTGGCCGTGGACGCCCCCCCGGGCCCGGAGGCCGACTGCGGTTGGCGGATCGGCTCGTCGCCCGTCACCATCGACCTGGACGGCACGGCCTTCGACAGCACCTGGTGGGTGCACCTGGGCTTCGCGGCGGCGAGCGACGACACGCTGGAGGTGACGGTGGACGGGACCACGACCCGCATCGGCGTGCGTCAGGGACCCGGAGAGGTCTTCTGGCGCACCGAGGCGGAGATCGGCCAGGTCACCCTGGGCGGCCTCCGCGGGGGCAACAGCCTGTGCGTGGACCTCGTCGAGGTCGGCGAGGCCGTGCCGGGTGACCTGCTGTGAGCACCCCTCCCCCGGAGCGGGCCGTCGAGCAGTTCCCGCACCTCGACAGCCTCCGCGCCGTCGGGGCGCTCGCCGTGCTGACGACCCATGCGGCGTTCTGGGGCGGTGAGTACACGGACAACGGCACCGCCGGCCGGTTGCTGGCCCGGCTCGACGTGGGGGTCGCCCTGTTCTTCGTGCTGTCGGGCTTCCTGCTCTCGAGGGCGTGGCTGCAGGCCGCCGCGGACGCGACGCCGCGACCGGCCACGGGGCACTACTTCTGGAAGCGCTCCTTGCGCATCGTCCCGGTCTACCTGGTGGCGGCGGTGGCGGCGCTGACGTTGATCGACGCCAACGCCGTGCTCACGCTCGGCGACCGCGTGGCGACGCTGCTGCTCGCCTCGACGCTGGTCGGCCCTGGATTCCCCGCGGGGCTGACGCACATGTGGAGCCTGGCGGTGGAGGTGCACTTCTACCTCGTGCTCCCGCTGCTGATGCTGCTGGCGACCGGGCGCCGCCCGGGACTGGACGTACGTCGGGTCGGCACGCTGCTGGTGGCGATGACCGCGACCAGCGTGTGGTGGCACCTCGACGGCGCGGCCCGCGTCGGCCGGGGCCACGACATGGACACCGCGCAGTGGCTGCCGGCCTACCTCGACTGGTTCGCGATCGGTGTCGGGCTGGCGCTCGCCCAGGTGCTGCTCGCCCGCGGACGCGACGGTCG
This Nocardioides dokdonensis FR1436 DNA region includes the following protein-coding sequences:
- a CDS encoding acyltransferase family protein; translation: MSTPPPERAVEQFPHLDSLRAVGALAVLTTHAAFWGGEYTDNGTAGRLLARLDVGVALFFVLSGFLLSRAWLQAAADATPRPATGHYFWKRSLRIVPVYLVAAVAALTLIDANAVLTLGDRVATLLLASTLVGPGFPAGLTHMWSLAVEVHFYLVLPLLMLLATGRRPGLDVRRVGTLLVAMTATSVWWHLDGAARVGRGHDMDTAQWLPAYLDWFAIGVGLALAQVLLARGRDGRGIGLLVRLAGQPGVCWSVAGGLLLIASTPVAGPVLLAAPTPGQSLTKNLLYAAVGALVVLPAVLRAPHPGTTTTFDRLLTNRAARHLGLVSYGIFCLHLPLLHLVMWATGWELFAGRGLQIWALTLIISLVAAEAVYRLVERPTLRLKAVQPLRRRGRAPAESSTAATGTSAR